A section of the Methanocellales archaeon genome encodes:
- a CDS encoding metal-dependent transcriptional regulator has translation MQDRSEEYLETILYLTQGRGMAKTSEIAEELGVSPSSVTEMIQKLSEGGYVEYVPYYGVTLTQQGNMEASRIKRRHQLLETFLVEFLKMNKDDAHREACKLEHVISDDIERRFCSMMGHPEKCPDGNPIERASCCFEEDTFP, from the coding sequence ATGCAAGATAGATCTGAAGAATATCTAGAAACGATATTGTACTTGACCCAGGGACGTGGGATGGCAAAGACATCTGAAATAGCTGAAGAGCTAGGCGTTTCGCCCTCCAGCGTTACTGAGATGATTCAAAAGCTTTCAGAGGGGGGCTATGTAGAGTATGTCCCTTATTACGGTGTTACTCTGACCCAACAAGGAAATATGGAAGCTTCAAGAATAAAACGCCGCCATCAGTTGCTTGAGACGTTCCTCGTAGAATTTTTGAAAATGAATAAAGATGATGCACACAGGGAGGCTTGCAAGTTGGAGCATGTAATATCTGATGACATCGAACGACGATTTTGTTCGATGATGGGTCATCCTGAAAAATGCCCTGATGGGAACCCAATTGAACGAGCGTCATGCTGCTTTGAGGAGGATACCTTTCCTTGA
- a CDS encoding FeoA family protein translates to MIPLSELDTRKAAIVQHVEGGPGFQRRLASLGIRVGKPVRRIASEPLRGPIIVEVDGTRVAIGRGMAMKVFVA, encoded by the coding sequence TTGATTCCGTTATCTGAGCTGGATACTAGAAAAGCAGCAATAGTACAACATGTGGAAGGTGGGCCAGGATTTCAGAGGCGCTTGGCATCGTTGGGCATTAGGGTCGGAAAGCCCGTTCGGAGAATCGCTTCTGAACCCCTCAGGGGTCCGATAATCGTCGAAGTAGACGGTACCAGAGTTGCAATCGGAAGAGGGATGGCGATGAAAGTGTTTGTGGCGTAG